A genome region from Microtus ochrogaster isolate Prairie Vole_2 chromosome 1, MicOch1.0, whole genome shotgun sequence includes the following:
- the Wars gene encoding tryptophan--tRNA ligase, cytoplasmic — protein sequence MADMPSGESCTSPLELFNSIAAQGELVRTLKAGNAPKDEIDSAVKMLLSLKMSYKTAMGEDYKADCPPGNSTAGSKSDSDTTKASEDFVDPWTVRTSSAKGIDYDKLIVQFGSSKIDKELINRIEKATGQRPHRFLRRGIFFSHRDMNQVLDAYENKKPFYLYTGRGPSSEAMHLGHLVPFIFTKWLQDVFDVPLVIQMSDDEKYLWKDLTLEQAYSYTLENAKDIIACGFDINKTFIFSDLEFMGQSPGFYKNVVKIQKHVTFNQVKGIFGFTDSDCIGKISFPAVQAAPSFSNSFPMIFRDRTDIQCLIPCAIDQDPYFRMTRDVAPRIGHPKPALLHSTFFPALQGAQTKMSASDPNSSIFLTDTAKQIKSKVNKHAFSGGRDTVEEHRQFGGNCEVDVSFMYLTFFLEDDDKLEQIKKDYTSGAMLTGELKKTLIDVLQPLVAEHQARRKAVTEEVVKEFMTPRQLSFHFQ from the exons GATGAGATAGATTCTGCAGTAAAGATGCTGTTATCGTTAAAAATGAGCTATAAAACTGCCATGGGTGAGGATTACAAGGCTGACTGCCCTCCAGGGAACTCAACAGCTGGGAGTAAGAGTGATTCAGATACCACAAAAGCCAGTGAGGATTTCGTGGACCCATGGACAGTGCGGACAAGCAGTGCAAAAGGCATTGACTATGACAAGCTCATTG TTCAGTTTGGAAGCAGCAAAATTGACAAAGAGCTGATAAACCGAATAGAGAAGGCAACTGGCCAGAGACCACACCGCTTCCTGCGCAGAGGCATCTTCTTCTCCCACAG aGATATGAATCAAGTTCTTGATGCCTATGAAAATAAGAAGCCATTTTATCTATACACAGGCAGGGGCCCCTCCTCTGAAGCAATGCATCTGGGTCATCTCGTCCCGTTTATTTTCACAAA GTGGCTGCAAGATGTGTTTGATGTGCCTCTGGTCATCCAGATGTCTGATGATGAGAAGTACCTGTGGAAGGACCTGACTCTGGAGCAGGCATACAGCTACACTTTGGAAAATGCGAAGGACATCATTGCCTGTGGCTTTGACATCAACAAAACTTTCATCTTCTCTGACCTTGAGTTTATGGG GCAGAGCCCAGGCTTCTACAAGAATGTGGTGAAGATTCAGAAGCATGTCACTTTCAATCAAGTGAAGGGCATTTTTGGCTTCACAGACAGTGACTGCATTG GGAAGATCAGTTTTCCTGCTGTCCAGGCTGCACCATCATTCAGCAACTCTTTCCCGATGATCTTCCGAGACCGGACGGACATCCAGTGCCTCATCCCGTGTGCCATTGACCAG GATCCGTACTTCAGAATGACAAGGGACGTGGCTCCCAGGATCGGCCACCCTAAACCTGCCCTGCTGCATTCCACCTTCTTCCCTGCCTTGCAGGGTGCTCAGACCAAGATGAGTGCCAGTGACCCCAACTCTTCCATCTTCCTCACTGACACAGCCAAACAGATCAAGAGCAAG GTCAACAAGCACGCGTTTTCTGGTGGAAGAGACACCGTGGAGGAGCATAGGCAGTTTGGGGGCAACTGTGAAGTGGACGTGTCCTTTATGTACCTGACCTTCTTCCTTGAAGATGATGATAAGCTGGAGCAGATCAAAAAG GATTACACCAGCGGAGCCATGCTCACTGGGGAGCTCAAGAAGACACTCATAGATGTCCTCCAGCCTCTGGTGGCTGAGCACCAGGCCCGACGCAAGGCGGTCACCGAGGAAGTGGTGAAAGAGTTCATGACTCCCCGGCAGCTGTCCTTCCACTTTCAGTAA